A genomic stretch from Hymenobacter psoromatis includes:
- a CDS encoding RNA-splicing ligase RtcB, producing the protein MLTGHDLLALGLRPGKHFPEILAHANAHGLAGEALAAYVAPWQLPAPLPLRAEPLPFYENIRASSAVEQQNVEQVRRSMQQLMRVPTVVAGAVMPDACPAGPVGTIPVGGVVAALRAIHPGMHSADICCSVMLSNLGRQDPRAVLDAAQALTHFGPGGRPPERQFALPPDLRAELAANPYLNSVRGLQMAQEHLGTQGDGNHFLYVGTQASTGDTVLVTHHGSRGVGALLYKTGMHLAEQFRKERSPETAPANAWIPADTPEGEQYWAALQTVRRWTKLNHEVLHDALAAQLGVAAPARFWNEHNFVFRDGDVYYHAKGATPLAAHFLPDAQDARRIIPLNMAQPILIVEGDVTARNLGFAPHGAGRNLSRTQHKRQQAGQTDEEIYRQETQGIDARFFFNRIDVSELPSAYKDAEEVKRQIAEFGLARVVDEIRPYGCLMAGDWEHDAPWKVKRRAKLAAREPGGEEQFVTT; encoded by the coding sequence ATGCTCACCGGCCACGACCTGCTGGCCCTCGGCCTACGCCCTGGCAAACACTTCCCCGAAATCCTGGCCCACGCCAACGCCCACGGCCTGGCGGGCGAAGCGCTGGCCGCCTACGTGGCCCCGTGGCAGCTGCCCGCGCCGCTGCCGCTGCGCGCTGAGCCGCTGCCGTTTTACGAGAATATCCGCGCCAGCTCGGCCGTGGAGCAGCAGAACGTGGAGCAGGTGCGCCGTTCGATGCAGCAGCTCATGCGCGTGCCCACGGTGGTGGCCGGCGCGGTGATGCCCGATGCCTGCCCGGCCGGGCCGGTGGGCACCATTCCGGTGGGCGGCGTGGTGGCGGCTCTGCGGGCCATTCACCCCGGCATGCACTCGGCCGACATCTGCTGCTCGGTGATGCTCAGCAACCTGGGCCGGCAGGACCCGCGCGCCGTACTCGACGCGGCGCAGGCCCTCACGCACTTCGGGCCAGGGGGGCGGCCGCCCGAGCGGCAGTTTGCCCTACCCCCCGACTTGCGCGCCGAGCTGGCCGCCAACCCCTACCTGAACTCGGTGCGCGGCCTGCAAATGGCCCAGGAGCACCTGGGTACGCAGGGCGACGGCAACCACTTCCTGTACGTGGGCACGCAGGCCAGCACCGGCGACACGGTGCTGGTGACGCACCACGGCTCGCGGGGGGTAGGGGCGCTGCTCTACAAAACGGGGATGCACCTGGCCGAGCAGTTCCGCAAGGAGCGCTCGCCCGAAACCGCGCCCGCCAATGCCTGGATTCCAGCCGATACGCCCGAGGGCGAGCAGTACTGGGCTGCCCTGCAAACCGTGCGCCGCTGGACCAAGCTCAACCACGAGGTGCTGCACGATGCCCTGGCCGCGCAGCTGGGCGTGGCCGCCCCCGCCCGGTTCTGGAACGAGCACAACTTCGTATTCCGCGACGGCGACGTGTACTACCACGCCAAGGGCGCGACCCCGCTGGCCGCCCACTTCCTGCCCGATGCCCAGGATGCCCGCCGCATCATCCCCCTGAACATGGCCCAGCCCATCCTCATCGTGGAGGGCGACGTGACGGCCCGCAACCTGGGCTTCGCGCCCCACGGGGCCGGCCGCAACCTGAGCCGCACCCAGCACAAGCGCCAGCAAGCCGGCCAAACCGACGAGGAAATCTACCGCCAGGAAACCCAGGGCATCGACGCCCGCTTCTTCTTCAACCGCATCGACGTGTCGGAGCTGCCCAGCGCCTACAAAGACGCCGAAGAAGTGAAGCGCCAGATTGCCGAGTTCGGCCTGGCCCGCGTGGTGGATGAAATCCGCCCCTACGGCTGCCTCATGGCCGGCGACTGGGAGCACGACGCGCCCTGGAAAGTCAAGCGCCGGGCCAAACTGGCGGCCAGGGAGCCGGGCGGCGAGGAGCAGTTCGTGACGACGTAG
- a CDS encoding ATP-dependent DNA helicase produces the protein MALDYHALLNPSQAAAVLQTEGPCMIIAGAGSGKTRVLTYRIAHLLEQGVDPFNILALTFTNKAAKEMRARIEKVVGPNAKNLWMGTFHSVFAKILRSEADKIGYPRSFTIYDTQDTKTLIGQIVKELELDDKLYKASTVLGRISAAKNKLVSVQQYLNDPVIKQDDEAAMRPKIGVLYQQYQQRCFKAGAMDFDDLLFQTNVLFRDHPDILNKYQNKFRFVMVDEYQDTNYSQYLITRKLAAKERNICVVGDDAQSIYAFRGADITNILNFEKDYPELNVFKLEQNYRSTKNIVWAANSVIKNNQAQLRKDVFSDNEDGNLIEVIKAASDNEEGKLIAQSIYEDKMNLHLSYDNFAILYRTNAQSRAMEEALRKLNIRYKIVGGLSFYQRKEIKDLVAYLRLTVNPNDEQALRRVINYPKRGIGDTTISKLINSAEEANHTLWEVVSNAEQFLPARVSNPVVGFAEKIKSYTAVAAKEDAFEAAKFIAKNSGMIEELYADKSIEGLSRYENIQELLNGIKEYVDDHEREDKSLGAFLQDIALVTDSDLKDAAQEGEAVTMMTIHSAKGLEFRNVYIVGMEENLFPSQMMITSRADLEEERRLFYVAITRAEKKLTLSYATSRYQWGTLRSCEKSRFLDEIDPQYLNVKFAAGPAVSESPFQHVFERRSNLVATPPRKTVATKYVAPADFQPSDTSNLQAGQRVEHAKFGFGKVATLEKQNGTVKAIIQFEEVGEKTLLLSFAKLRVL, from the coding sequence ATGGCTTTAGATTATCACGCGCTTTTAAACCCCTCGCAGGCCGCCGCCGTCCTCCAAACGGAAGGCCCCTGCATGATTATCGCCGGTGCCGGCTCGGGCAAAACCCGGGTACTCACGTATCGCATCGCGCACCTGCTGGAGCAGGGTGTGGACCCGTTCAACATCCTGGCGCTCACCTTCACCAACAAGGCCGCCAAGGAGATGCGCGCCCGCATTGAAAAGGTGGTCGGCCCCAACGCCAAAAACCTGTGGATGGGCACTTTCCACTCCGTTTTTGCCAAAATTCTGCGCTCCGAGGCCGATAAAATCGGCTACCCCCGCTCGTTTACCATCTACGACACGCAGGACACGAAAACCCTCATCGGGCAGATTGTGAAGGAGTTGGAGCTGGATGACAAGCTCTACAAGGCCAGCACGGTGCTGGGCCGCATCTCGGCCGCTAAGAACAAGCTCGTGTCGGTGCAGCAATACCTCAACGACCCGGTTATCAAGCAGGACGATGAGGCGGCGATGCGCCCCAAAATCGGAGTGCTGTATCAGCAGTACCAGCAGCGTTGCTTTAAGGCCGGCGCGATGGATTTTGACGACCTATTGTTCCAGACCAACGTGCTGTTCCGCGACCACCCGGATATTCTGAATAAATACCAGAATAAATTTCGGTTTGTGATGGTGGACGAGTACCAGGACACGAACTATTCGCAGTATTTAATTACCCGTAAGCTCGCGGCTAAAGAGCGGAATATCTGCGTAGTAGGCGACGATGCGCAGAGTATCTACGCCTTCCGGGGCGCGGATATTACCAATATTCTGAATTTTGAGAAAGACTACCCCGAGCTAAACGTATTTAAGCTGGAGCAGAATTATCGCTCTACCAAAAATATCGTCTGGGCGGCTAATTCAGTTATTAAAAATAACCAGGCGCAGTTGCGCAAGGACGTTTTTTCGGACAACGAGGACGGTAATTTAATCGAGGTGATTAAGGCCGCTTCCGACAACGAGGAAGGCAAATTAATTGCCCAGTCTATTTACGAGGACAAGATGAATCTGCATCTGTCCTACGACAATTTTGCCATTCTTTACCGCACCAATGCCCAGAGCCGGGCGATGGAAGAGGCGCTGCGCAAATTAAATATTCGCTACAAGATTGTGGGTGGCCTGAGCTTTTACCAGCGCAAGGAAATCAAGGACTTAGTGGCGTATTTGCGACTCACGGTGAACCCGAATGATGAGCAGGCATTGCGCCGGGTAATTAATTATCCGAAGCGCGGCATCGGCGACACGACGATTAGCAAATTAATTAATTCGGCCGAGGAAGCCAACCATACGCTCTGGGAGGTAGTGAGCAACGCCGAGCAGTTTTTGCCGGCCCGCGTATCAAATCCGGTGGTGGGCTTTGCCGAAAAAATCAAGAGTTACACCGCCGTTGCGGCAAAGGAAGATGCCTTTGAGGCGGCCAAGTTTATTGCCAAAAACTCGGGCATGATTGAAGAGTTGTACGCCGATAAAAGCATCGAAGGCTTGTCGCGCTACGAGAATATTCAGGAATTGCTCAATGGCATCAAGGAATACGTGGACGACCACGAGCGCGAGGACAAGTCGCTGGGCGCGTTTTTGCAGGATATCGCGCTCGTTACCGACTCCGACCTCAAGGACGCCGCCCAGGAAGGCGAGGCCGTGACAATGATGACCATTCACTCGGCTAAAGGACTGGAATTCCGCAATGTGTACATCGTGGGTATGGAAGAAAACCTCTTCCCCAGCCAGATGATGATAACCTCGCGGGCCGACCTGGAGGAAGAGCGCCGGCTTTTTTACGTGGCCATTACGCGGGCCGAAAAGAAGCTGACGCTCAGCTACGCTACCTCACGCTACCAGTGGGGCACCCTGCGCTCGTGCGAGAAGTCACGCTTCCTGGATGAGATTGACCCGCAATATCTTAACGTGAAATTTGCGGCGGGCCCGGCGGTGAGCGAATCGCCGTTTCAGCACGTATTTGAGCGTCGCTCCAACCTGGTTGCTACCCCCCCTCGTAAGACGGTAGCGACCAAGTACGTGGCACCCGCCGACTTCCAACCCTCCGACACGAGTAACTTGCAGGCCGGCCAGCGCGTGGAGCACGCCAAATTTGGTTTTGGCAAGGTGGCCACGCTCGAAAAGCAGAACGGCACCGTGAAGGCCATCATTCAGTTTGAGGAAGTTGGCGAGAAAACGCTGCTGCTAAGCTTTGCGAAATTGCGCGTGCTATAA
- the aspA gene encoding aspartate ammonia-lyase (catalyzes the formation of fumarate from aspartate): protein MPTPTRLEHDFLGELPIPNDAYYGIQTLRALENFHITGIPIKVEPLFVQALAFVKKGAALTNKELGVLDPRIADYIAQACDRVASGEFDNQFLTDMIQGGAGTSVNMNANEVIANVALEMMGHQKGEYQYCHPNNHVNCSQSTNDAYPTAFRIALNNKLAGYRDTLSQLADAFFAKGQEFENVLKMGRTQLQDAVPMSMGDEFNAFATNLREELLRIDDSRRLIAEINMGATAIGTGINTPPGYAGLVTKHLRTITGLDLSLAGDLIEATYDTGAYVQLSGVLKRTAVKLSKICNDLRLLSSGPRCGINEINLPALQPGSSIMPGKVNPVVPEVVNQTAFYVIGADLTVTMAAEAGQLQLNVMEPVISFALFTSISYMTNACRTLREKCVLGITANVEHAANLVYNSIGIVTQLNPVLGYETSASIAKEALATGKSVHDIAVTERQLLSQEKWDEIFTFENLIRPVFIQ from the coding sequence ATGCCGACTCCCACCCGCCTCGAACACGATTTCCTGGGCGAACTGCCCATTCCGAACGACGCCTACTATGGAATTCAGACCCTGCGGGCGCTGGAAAACTTTCATATCACCGGCATTCCGATTAAAGTCGAGCCGTTGTTCGTGCAGGCGCTGGCCTTCGTGAAAAAAGGCGCGGCGCTGACCAATAAGGAGTTGGGTGTACTCGACCCCCGCATTGCCGACTACATCGCGCAAGCCTGCGACCGCGTGGCCAGCGGTGAGTTCGACAATCAGTTTCTGACCGACATGATTCAGGGCGGGGCCGGCACGTCGGTGAATATGAACGCCAACGAAGTAATCGCCAACGTGGCCCTGGAAATGATGGGCCACCAAAAAGGCGAGTACCAGTACTGCCACCCCAACAACCACGTAAACTGTTCGCAATCAACCAACGACGCCTACCCCACCGCTTTTCGCATAGCGCTGAATAATAAGCTGGCCGGCTACCGCGACACGCTCTCGCAGCTGGCCGACGCGTTTTTTGCCAAGGGCCAGGAGTTTGAGAACGTGCTCAAGATGGGCCGCACCCAACTCCAGGATGCCGTGCCAATGAGCATGGGCGACGAGTTCAACGCTTTTGCCACCAACCTGCGCGAAGAGCTGCTGCGCATTGACGACTCGCGCCGGCTCATCGCTGAAATCAACATGGGGGCCACCGCTATTGGCACCGGCATCAACACGCCGCCCGGCTACGCGGGCCTCGTAACCAAGCACTTGCGCACCATCACGGGCCTCGACCTGAGCCTGGCCGGCGACCTCATTGAGGCCACTTACGACACCGGCGCTTACGTGCAGCTCTCGGGCGTGCTCAAGCGCACGGCCGTGAAGCTGAGCAAGATATGCAACGACCTGCGCCTGCTCAGCAGCGGCCCGCGCTGCGGCATTAATGAAATCAACCTACCCGCCTTGCAGCCCGGCAGTAGCATCATGCCCGGCAAAGTGAACCCGGTGGTGCCCGAAGTGGTGAACCAAACGGCCTTCTACGTCATCGGTGCCGACCTCACCGTGACGATGGCCGCCGAGGCCGGCCAGCTGCAACTCAATGTGATGGAACCGGTTATCTCGTTCGCGCTCTTCACCAGCATCTCCTACATGACTAATGCCTGCCGCACGCTGCGCGAAAAGTGCGTGCTCGGCATCACCGCCAACGTCGAGCACGCCGCCAACCTGGTTTACAATAGCATCGGTATCGTAACCCAGCTCAACCCCGTGCTCGGCTACGAAACCAGCGCCAGCATCGCCAAGGAGGCGCTGGCCACCGGCAAATCAGTCCACGACATCGCTGTGACCGAGCGCCAGTTGCTGAGTCAGGAAAAATGGGACGAGATTTTCACGTTTGAAAACCTCATTCGGCCGGTATTTATACAGTAG
- a CDS encoding glycerol acyltransferase: MAARKTSTFWYYIAKAIFGVTGWRQTGQIPPEIKKCMMIAAPHTSNWDIIMARAAFYIMDVDVRFTVKSEWTENPLLGWLVKAIGALPVNRSRNNSLVNGMVQLFDQYQELVILITPEGTRAYQPKWRKGFYFAALEAGVPIVLGFLDYKKREAGVGPVVWPTGDYEKDLEVIKAFYRTKTGRFPAQGVR; encoded by the coding sequence ATGGCCGCCCGCAAAACCTCTACTTTCTGGTATTATATCGCAAAAGCCATTTTTGGCGTGACCGGCTGGCGACAAACCGGCCAGATTCCGCCCGAAATCAAGAAGTGCATGATGATTGCGGCCCCGCACACCAGCAACTGGGACATCATTATGGCCCGCGCCGCTTTCTACATCATGGATGTGGACGTGCGCTTCACCGTGAAAAGCGAGTGGACCGAAAACCCGCTGCTGGGCTGGCTGGTGAAGGCGATTGGCGCGCTGCCCGTCAACCGCAGCCGCAACAATAGCCTCGTGAACGGCATGGTGCAGCTCTTCGACCAGTACCAGGAGCTGGTTATCCTCATCACGCCCGAAGGCACCCGCGCCTACCAGCCCAAGTGGCGCAAGGGCTTCTACTTCGCCGCCCTCGAAGCCGGCGTGCCCATCGTGCTCGGCTTCCTCGATTATAAGAAGCGCGAGGCGGGGGTAGGGCCGGTGGTGTGGCCCACCGGCGATTACGAAAAAGACCTGGAAGTAATCAAAGCCTTCTACCGCACCAAGACCGGCCGCTTCCCGGCGCAGGGCGTGCGGTAA
- a CDS encoding acetyl-CoA carboxylase carboxyltransferase subunit alpha: protein MLLDFEQPIAALEGKLQEMQKLAADSEVDVTEAVTALEAKINALKKETYANLTRWQRVQLSRHPERPYTLDYIQGMAEKFVELHGDRTVADDKAMVGGFGEIDGHPVMFIGQQKGHNTKQRQFRNFGMPNPEGYRKALRLMKLAEKFNVPIVTLIDTPGAFPGLEAEERGQGEAIARNLKEMFMLKVPVVCVIIGEGASGGALGIAIGDRVLMLENTWYSVISPESCSSILWRSWDYKEQAAEALKLTATDMKGAGLIDGIIQEPLGGAHTDAPRMIETLKQTLLATLQELAAVPAEDRISQRIDKFSAMGVFNN, encoded by the coding sequence ATGCTGCTTGATTTTGAACAACCCATTGCCGCTCTGGAAGGCAAGCTGCAGGAAATGCAGAAGCTGGCCGCCGATAGCGAAGTGGACGTAACGGAGGCGGTGACGGCCCTGGAGGCCAAAATCAACGCCCTCAAAAAAGAAACCTACGCCAACCTCACCCGCTGGCAGCGCGTGCAGCTCTCGCGCCACCCCGAGCGGCCCTACACCCTCGACTACATTCAGGGAATGGCCGAGAAGTTTGTGGAGCTGCACGGCGACCGCACCGTGGCCGACGACAAGGCGATGGTGGGCGGCTTTGGCGAGATTGATGGGCACCCGGTGATGTTTATTGGCCAGCAAAAGGGCCACAACACCAAGCAGCGCCAGTTTCGCAACTTCGGGATGCCCAACCCGGAGGGATACCGCAAGGCCTTGCGCCTGATGAAGCTGGCCGAGAAATTCAACGTGCCCATCGTGACGCTCATCGACACGCCGGGCGCGTTTCCGGGCCTGGAGGCCGAGGAGCGCGGGCAGGGCGAGGCCATTGCCCGCAACCTCAAGGAGATGTTTATGCTGAAAGTGCCCGTTGTTTGCGTCATCATTGGCGAAGGGGCGAGCGGCGGGGCGCTGGGCATCGCCATTGGCGACCGGGTGCTGATGCTCGAAAACACTTGGTACTCCGTTATTTCGCCCGAGTCGTGCAGCAGTATTCTGTGGCGCTCGTGGGATTATAAGGAGCAGGCTGCCGAGGCGCTCAAGCTCACGGCCACTGACATGAAAGGCGCGGGCCTCATCGACGGCATCATTCAGGAGCCGCTCGGGGGCGCGCACACCGATGCGCCGCGCATGATTGAGACGCTGAAACAGACGCTGCTCGCCACGCTTCAAGAGCTGGCCGCCGTGCCGGCCGAGGACCGCATTTCGCAGCGCATCGATAAGTTCTCGGCAATGGGCGTGTTTAATAACTGA
- a CDS encoding MBL fold metallo-hydrolase, whose protein sequence is MQIHAIDTGLFKLDGGAMFGVVPKAMWQKLNPPDANNMCTWAMRCLLVEDGNRLVLVDNGIGEKQDEKFRGHFYLHGDDTLEKSLRQLGFSSSDITDVFLTHLHFDHCGGSVRRRPDGTLQTAFANATYWSNEAHWNWATHPNAREKASFLGENILPIQESGQLKFVDPAQGVPDALPQFSDLIFADGHTEKMMVPVLHYKGRTLAYMADLLPSVAHLPLPYVMSYDVRPLITLSEKEVVLRRAAEENWILLLEHDPLHEACTVQLTDKGVRLADTLRISEL, encoded by the coding sequence ATGCAAATCCACGCGATTGATACCGGCTTGTTTAAGCTCGACGGGGGAGCCATGTTTGGGGTAGTGCCCAAGGCCATGTGGCAGAAGTTGAACCCGCCCGATGCCAACAATATGTGCACTTGGGCCATGCGCTGCCTGCTGGTGGAAGATGGCAATCGGCTGGTGCTTGTCGATAATGGCATTGGTGAGAAACAGGATGAGAAATTCCGGGGGCATTTCTATCTGCACGGCGACGACACGCTGGAGAAGTCGCTGCGCCAGTTGGGATTTAGCAGCTCCGATATCACGGATGTTTTTCTGACGCACCTGCACTTCGACCACTGCGGCGGCTCGGTGCGGCGGCGGCCCGATGGCACCTTGCAAACGGCCTTCGCCAACGCGACCTATTGGAGCAACGAGGCGCACTGGAACTGGGCTACCCACCCCAACGCGCGCGAAAAAGCCAGCTTTTTGGGCGAGAATATTCTACCCATTCAGGAAAGCGGGCAGCTGAAATTTGTGGACCCCGCCCAAGGCGTGCCCGATGCCCTACCCCAGTTCAGCGACCTGATTTTCGCCGATGGCCACACCGAGAAGATGATGGTGCCGGTGCTGCATTACAAAGGGCGCACCCTGGCCTACATGGCCGACCTGCTGCCCAGCGTGGCGCACCTGCCGCTGCCCTACGTGATGAGCTACGACGTGCGCCCGCTCATTACCCTCAGCGAAAAGGAGGTCGTGCTGCGCCGCGCCGCCGAGGAAAACTGGATATTGCTGCTGGAGCACGACCCCCTGCACGAGGCCTGCACCGTGCAGCTGACCGACAAAGGCGTGCGGCTGGCCGATACGCTGCGCATCAGCGAGTTATAG
- a CDS encoding UDP-N-acetylglucosamine 1-carboxyvinyltransferase yields the protein MAAFEVRGGRKLHGEIVPQGAKNEALQILCAVLLSAEPVTISNVPNIRDVNKLIELLRDMGVKVGRLAPDTYRFQAEDVRLDYLDTPEFVAQARELRGSVMILGPLLARYGRAQLPKPGGDKIGRRPLDTHFVGLEKLGAHLTMEGTDFYRLSVPGGKLQGASMLLDEASVTGTANIVMAAVLAEGTTTIYNAACEPYLQQLCRMLVRMGANIQGIGSNLLTIEGVGSLGGTEHRMLPDMIEIGSFIGLAAMTGSELTIKDCQIPELGIIPDTFRKLGIQLEFRGDDIFVPAQEHYQIGTYLDGSILTVSDHTWPGFTPDLLSIILVTATQARGTVLIHQKMFESRLFFVDKLIDMGAQIILCDPHRATVIGLDRHKQLNGITMSSPDIRAGVALLIAALSAEGTSKILNVEQIDRGYQNIDERLNALGADIRRV from the coding sequence ATGGCTGCATTTGAAGTGCGTGGCGGGCGGAAGCTCCACGGAGAAATTGTTCCACAAGGAGCTAAGAATGAGGCGCTCCAGATTCTGTGTGCGGTGCTGCTCAGCGCCGAGCCGGTTACCATCAGCAACGTGCCCAATATTCGGGACGTGAATAAGCTCATTGAGTTGCTGCGCGACATGGGCGTGAAAGTGGGCCGCCTGGCCCCCGACACCTACCGGTTTCAGGCCGAAGATGTGCGCCTCGACTACCTCGATACGCCCGAATTCGTGGCCCAGGCCCGCGAGCTGCGCGGCTCCGTAATGATACTCGGGCCGCTGCTGGCGCGCTACGGCCGCGCCCAGCTGCCCAAGCCGGGCGGCGACAAAATTGGCCGCCGGCCCCTCGACACGCACTTTGTGGGGCTCGAAAAGCTCGGTGCTCACCTCACGATGGAAGGCACCGATTTTTACCGCCTGAGCGTACCCGGCGGCAAGCTGCAAGGCGCCTCGATGCTGCTCGACGAAGCCAGCGTAACCGGCACCGCCAATATCGTGATGGCCGCCGTGCTGGCCGAGGGCACTACTACTATCTACAACGCCGCGTGCGAACCCTACTTGCAGCAGCTGTGCCGTATGCTGGTGCGCATGGGCGCTAACATTCAGGGCATTGGCTCCAACCTGCTCACGATTGAGGGGGTAGGGAGCCTGGGTGGCACCGAGCACCGCATGCTGCCCGACATGATTGAAATCGGTTCTTTCATCGGCCTGGCGGCCATGACGGGCTCCGAACTCACCATCAAGGACTGCCAGATTCCAGAGCTGGGTATCATCCCCGATACGTTTCGCAAGCTGGGCATTCAGCTGGAGTTTCGGGGCGATGACATCTTCGTGCCGGCGCAGGAGCACTATCAGATTGGCACCTACCTCGACGGCTCCATCCTCACGGTGAGCGACCACACTTGGCCGGGCTTCACGCCTGATTTGCTGAGTATTATTCTCGTAACGGCCACGCAGGCCCGCGGCACGGTGCTCATTCACCAGAAGATGTTTGAGTCGCGCCTGTTCTTCGTGGACAAGCTCATCGACATGGGCGCGCAAATTATTCTCTGCGACCCGCACCGCGCCACGGTTATCGGCCTCGACCGCCACAAGCAGCTGAACGGTATTACTATGTCGTCGCCCGATATTCGGGCGGGGGTAGCGCTGCTCATCGCCGCCCTCAGCGCCGAGGGCACCAGCAAAATCCTCAACGTGGAGCAGATTGACCGCGGCTACCAGAACATCGACGAGCGCCTGAACGCGCTCGGGGCCGATATCCGGCGCGTGTAG